In Drosophila subpulchrella strain 33 F10 #4 breed RU33 chromosome 3R, RU_Dsub_v1.1 Primary Assembly, whole genome shotgun sequence, the following are encoded in one genomic region:
- the LOC119546906 gene encoding oligopeptidase A, translating to MLNLLRRRPASVPLIRAAFSAPLHTSENRPGYIVLVPEIGEEGPLGEGVLKPDGLPAFSDITIEMCLGAIGQQASAVENSVKALENDLHSGKPLDASGIFRELDTVTGPLETTWGVAKALYLGNSTLIPTKSYMNIHERARNARAAKFCNHTVYKALKDASSESGPDEQRLRQKFLLEGKLNGLTLDKEKQDGLKELLTHLGRERASFKNKVNMAVHSFGQVITDFNLVRDFPPSLLEATARDSNQPLQGPWKITLQPQVVDGFLKYCPERLQRWNVWRASVLKASSTQEKSLENSTHLEKIRGLRKRQANLLGYANFADMSMQTKMVGSVDNLKQIFAKLLKFAGPAQSVELEKLQSFAQDSGCDYKLDAYDVAYWRRKQLVAEHGLQEQKISEFFPLPRVLSGMFALSEKLFGIQIVEQPNAEVWHPAVKFYDVFDADSANSSTPVGGFYVDCYSKEHKFGRNNGWMVGIRNSNKSAGLTPLCALIFNFSEPQRNLAEGRPPLLGYDDLQMLFKTFGSGLQHLLTQAGYSDLAGLSNIEWDASQVSGHVMSNFLDDPTVIRSLSGHFSSGEPLEAEISQKMRLLKTQLAGYNLCQDLYLADLDIELHRSNAFWLDIVRKLWPVYHCMPLDKKDAHPCSLTDIFAGDWAAAQFSHLYSRLIAADISSSFAEQQTDENYAVVGRRYKQTFLSSGGSVPTAEVFRRFQGRDPSGEALLKALDIFEPSQTTDNN from the exons ATGCTGAACCTCCTGCGAAGGCGTCCGGCGTCCGTGCCCCTCATCCGGGCAGCGTTCAGCGCTCCACTGCACACGTCGGAAAACCGGCCGGGTTACATAGTGCT GGTCCCGGAGATCGGCGAGGAGGGTCCGCTGGGCGAGGGTGTGCTTAAGCCGGATGGACTGCCCGCCTTCAGTGACATCACCATCGAAATGTGCCTGGGCGCCATTGGCCAGCAGGCATCGGCGGTGGAGAACTCGGTGAAGGCGTTGGAGAACGACCTGCACAGTGGCAAGCCGCTGGACGCCAGCGGCATCTTCCGGGAGCTGGACACAGTCACGGGGCCACTGGAGACGACGTGGGGCGTTGCCAAGGCTCTGTACCTGGGCAACTCCACTCTGATTCCCACCAAATCCTACATGAACATCCACGAACGCGCACGAAATGCCCGTGCGGCCAAGTTCTGCAACCACACTGTGTACAAGGCACTCAAGGATGCTTCCTCCGAGTCCGGACCGGATGAGCAGCGGCTACGTCAGAAGTTCCTGCTTGAAGGCAAGCTAAACGGGCTCACTCTGGACAAGGAGAAGCAGGACGGTCTGAAGGAGCTGCTCACCCATTTGGGCCGCGAGAGGGCCAGctttaaaaacaaagtcaACATGGCAGTGCACTCGTTCGGTCAAGTGATCACCGATTTCAACCTTGTAAGGGATTTCCCGCCTTCGCTTCTCGAGGCAACCGCACGCGATTCCAACCAGCCCCTGCAGGGTCCCTGGAAGATTACGCTACAGCCTCAAGTGGTGGACGGGTTCCTCAAGTACTGCCCAGAGCGACTGCAGCGCTGGAACGTTTGGAGGGCCAGCGTGCTAAAGGCCTCTTCGACACAAGAAAAATCCCTGGAGAACAGCACGCACTTGGAGAAAATCCGCGGATTGCGCAAGCGGCAGGCCAATCTGTTGGGCTATGCCAACTTCGCGGACATGTCCATGCAGACCAAGATGGTGGGCAGCGTCGACAACCTGAAGCAGATCTTCGCCAAGCTACTGAAGTTCGCCGGCCCTGCTCAAAGTGTGGAGCTGGAGAAACTACAGAGTTTCGCCCAGGACAGCGGCTGTGACTACAAGCTGGACGCCTACGACGTGGCCTACTGGCGCCGCAAGCAACTGGTGGCGGAGCACGGCCTGCAGGAACAGAAGATCAGTGAGTTCTTCCCACTGCCCCGCGTTCTCTCCGGAATGTTTGCGCTCAGTGAAAAACTCTTCGGCATCCAGATAGTGGAGCAGCCCAATGCGGAGGTGTGGCATCCCGCAGTCAAGTTCTATGATGTTTTCGATGCTGATTCGGCTAATAGCTCCACTCCGGTAGGAGGCTTCTATGTGGACTGCTACTCCAAGGAGCACAAGTTCGGCAGAAACAACGGTTGGATGGTGGGCATAAGGAACAGCAACAAATCAGCAGGACTTACGCCCCTCTGCGCCCTGATCTTCAACTTCTCGGAGCCGCAGCGAAATCTGGCGGAGGGCAGGCCTCCACTCCTGGGTTATGATGACCTGCAGATGCTGTTCAAGACTTTCGGAAGCGGACTGCAACACCTGCTCACCCAAGCGGGTTACAGCGATTTGGCGGGTCTTTCAAACATTGAGTGGGATGCCTCACAGGTGTCCGGTCACGTGATGAGCAACTTCCTCGACGACCCCACAGTGATCCGAAGCCTTTCCGGGCATTTCAGTAGTGGAGAGCCCCTGGAAGCCGAGATCTCCCAAAAGATGCGACTGCTGAAGACCCAACTGGCTGGATATAATCTCTGCCAGGACCTGTACTTGGCAGATCTCGACATCGAGCTGCACCGTTCGAATGCCTTTTGGCTGGATATTGTTCGCAAACTGTGGCCCGTGTACCACTGCATGCCTCTGGACAAGAAGGACGCCCATCCCTGCTCTCTCACGGACATTTTTGCTGGGGATTGGGCGGCCGCTCAGTTCAGCCACTTGTACTCCCGCCTCATAGCCGCCGACATATCGAGCAGCTTTGCTGAACAGCAAACGGACGAGAACTACGCGGTCGTTGGCCGACGCTACAAACAGACCTTCCTCAGCTCCGGCGGATCTGTGCCCACGGCGGAAGTGTTTCGCCGCTTCCAGGGTCGCGACCCGTCCGGTGAGGCGCTCCTCAAGGCGTTAGACATTTTCGAACCCTCCCAGACCACGGATAACAATTGA
- the LOC119546897 gene encoding oxysterol-binding protein 1 encodes MTDATNNALAEKGLPEMKGWLLKWTNYIKGYQRRWFVLSKGVLSYYRNQTEINHTCRGTISLHGALIHTVDSCTFVISNGGTQTFHIKAGTEVERQSWVTALELAKAKAIRVLECEEEEETETAHVVPSQEISSVVRDLTERLENMRTCYDLITKHGAALQRALNDLETNEEESLASRTKIVNERATLFRITSNAMINAGNDYLSSAEAQGHKWSKMLHHEREQRQRLEEIVEQMAKQQSQMEQAAVLVRQNKPVPSSSGVGTVGSLVTSDDEVEFFDAEEHGYTGPGRTVESPDRERGTFILKMSTRRSSSEDQVEGQLEGSSSESDEQKRTVQTVQQVCLVSAPRVASGGQGDDDDVDKAVPPKASTDSIYGRNWNPDLMKKRRERVPDKPNHPVSLWGIMKNCIGKDLSKIPMPINFNEPLSMLQRLVEDYEYSEILDYAATCQDECEQLAYLAAFTVSAYATTTNRTGKPFNPLLGETYECDRMDDYGWRCLAEQVSHHPPIAALHCESKNWTCWQEFSMTSKFRGKYVQVNPLGGVYVQFLDSGRRYSWRKVTTTVNNIIVGKLWVDQHGEMEIKGTQAAEGLKCVLNFIPYSYFSREVQRSVKGVVMNKDNEVKWVVRGTWDLKIEIAPVLKTTGSPNSPTYTTGDFKLAWRRRPAPPDSEKFYNFTTLACQLNEEEEGVAPTDSRLRPDQRLMEQGNWDESNKEKLRLEDKQRTERRRREAEAEQAAAEGRPYPAYEPMWFKREKEEGSEEYVHVFKNTYWEAKAAQNFEGCPEIY; translated from the exons ATGACGGACGCCACTAACAACGCGCTGGCCGAGAAGGGCCTGCCGGAGATGAAGGGCTGGCTGTTGAAGTGGACCAACTACATCAAGGGCTACCAGCGGAGGTGGTTCGTCCTGTCCAAGGGCGTGCTGAGCTATTACCGCAACCAGACGGAGATAAACCATACGTGCCGGGGCACCATATCGCTGCACGGAGCCCTCATCCACACGGTGGACTCGTGCACGTTCGTCATCTCGAACGGCGGCACCCAGACGTTCCACATCAAGGCCGGCACCGAGGTGGAGCGCCAGTCGTGGGTCACCGCCCTGGAGCTGGCCAAGGCCAAGGCCATCCGGGTCCTCGAGTgtgaggaggaggaggaaacGGAGACGGCGCACGTCGTGCCCAGCCAAGAGATCAGCTCAGTGGTCCGGGATCTCACCGAGCGACTGgagaacatgcgcacctgctACGACCTGATCACCAAGCACGGCGCCGCCCTGCAGCGTGCCCTCAATGATCTGGAGACGAACGAGGAGGAGTCGCTGGCCAGCCGCACGAAGATCGTCAACGAGCGGGCCACCCTCTTCCGGATCACATCGAATGCAATGATCAACGCCGGCAACGATTACCTGTCCTCGGCGGAGGCCCAGGGCCACAAGTGGTCCAAGATGCTGCATCACGAGCGCGAGCAGCGCCAGCGGCTGGAGGAGATCGTCGAGCAGATGGCCAAGCAACAGTCACAGATGGAGCAGGCCGCCGTCCTGGTGCGCCAGAACAAGCCGGTGCCGTCCAGCTCTGGCGTTGGCACTGTCGGCTCCCTGGTGACCTCCGACGATGAGGTGGAGTTCTTCGACGCCGAGGAGCATGGCTACACTGGTCCAGGTCGCACAGTGGAGTCGCCGGATCGAGAGCGGGGCACCTTCATCCTTAAAATGAGCACGCGACGCAGCAGCAGTGAGGACCAGGTGGAGGGCCAGCTGGAGGGCAGCTCATCGGAGAGCGATGAGCAGAAGCGTACTGTGCAGACGGTGCAGCAGGTGTGCCTGGTGAGTGCCCCGCGGGTGGCCTCAGGAGGGCAGGGCGACGATGACGATGTGGACAAAGCGGTGCCGCCCAAGGCGAGCACCGACTCCATCTATGGACGCAACTGGAACCCTGATCTGATGAAGAAGCGGCGCGAACGAGTGCCGGACAAACCGAACCATCCCGTCAGCCTGTGGGGCATCATGAAGAACTGCATTGGCAAGGATCTGTCCAAAATTCCCATGCCCATCAACTTCAACGAGCCGCTGTCGATGCTGCAGCGTCTGGTGGAGGACTACGAGTACTCGGAGATCCTCGACTACGCGGCCACCTGTCAGGACGAGTGCGAGCAGCTGGCCTACCTGGCCGCCTTCACTGTGTCCGCTTATGCCACGACAACGAACCGCACCGGCAAGCCCTTCAATCCGCTGCTGGGCGAGACCTACGAGTGCGATCGTATGGACGACTACGGCTGGAGGTGCCTGGCCGAGCAGGTATCCCATCATCCACCGATAGCGGCGCTCCACTGCGAAAGCAAGAACTGGACGTGCTGGCAGGAGTTCTCCATGACCAGCAAGTTCCGCGGCAAGTACGTTCAA GTTAATCCCCTGGGTGGCGTATATGTGCAATTTCTGGACAGCGGTAGGCGTTACTCCTGGCGCAAGGTGACCACCACAGTGAACAACATCATTGTGGGCAAACTGTGGGTGGACCAGCATGGTGAAATGGAAATCAAGGGAACGCAGGCGGCGGAGGGGCTCAAGTGCGTCTTGAACTTTATTCCCTACTCGTACTTCAGCCGCGAGGTGCAGCGGAGCGTTAAGGGCGTGGTGATGAACAAAGACAACGAGGTTAAGTGGGTGGTGCGAGGTACCTGGGACCTGAAGATCGAAATTGCACCGGTGCTGAAGACCACGGGATCGCCCAACAGTCCAACTTATACCACGGGCGACTTTAAGCTGGCCTGGCGCCGCCGTCCTGCTCCACCGGACTCGGAGAAGTTCTACAACTTTACCACACTAGCCTGCCAGCTTAACGAAGAGGAGGAGGGCGTGGCGCCGACGGATTCACGCCTGCGTCCCGACCAACGGCTCATGGAGCAGGGCAACTGGGACGAGTCGAACAAGGAGAAGTTGCGTCTGGAGGACAAGCAGCGCACAGAACGACGCAGGCGGGAGGCCGAGGCTGAGCAAGCGGCGGCGGAGGGCAGGCCTTATCCAGCCTACGAGCCCATGTGGTTCAAGCGCGAGAAGGAGGAGGGCAGCGAGGAATATGTGCACGTGTTTAAGAACACATACTGGGAGGCCAAGGCGGCGCAGAACTTCGAGGGCTGTCCGGAGATCTACTAG